One genomic segment of Culturomica massiliensis includes these proteins:
- a CDS encoding SusC/RagA family TonB-linked outer membrane protein yields MRKNSVFKALKAVFLSLGIITAMNLAFVTQASAENLKTEAFQQEKVTITGTVSDNAGTLPGVTILIKGTSEGTSTDIDGNYTLIVDKGAVLQFSFVGYKTKEIVVNKQAVINVTLEADQQQLDEVVVVGYGTQKKVNLTGSIAAVGQEELKDRINTDVLKAIQGTVPGVTIISRPGSDAAINFRGRGNLGSSTPLYVIDGAIADAEFFSSLDPATIESISFLKDAASSAIYGSRAAYGVVLVKTKGGKKGEMKITYNGYMGFKIPTYKPEVVSSGQYAELYNEAIYNDNPNNKPQYTEDQIKKFYDGSEPDLYPNTNWYDMVLNDMGITTQHQLNFNGGSDNIRYFVGMGYVYDEKLTPGVHDDRFNLSGNISADIKPWLTLNTNVKYIYKQYKRNTGSVALMTCLTIPVTYVAKQSTGEWGSMLGGEQAPAEYIKKNPLRNLEDGGWQEQHRKNTLIDLGFDIKPVKGLVLTTQFVYKGWDYRNKSYSASWDEVPNFKTGKMISGSGKDESKMEYDWQNSSRLLYNGLAKYNWNNDNHDLGVLAGVSYEHYKWNKSYSWRKGFPNNSMEDMNGGSNADENTYAEGGSNENKMLSYFGRINYSLFGKYLLEANLRADASSRFHKDERWGIFPSFSAGWRISQENFMSQVKWVDNLKLRASWGQLGNINNVGDYDYLPTYGMGNNYNFENQIVNGMIEMKPANRSLSWETVTITDIGVDFDIFGGKLSLVADWYLKKTKDILLGYNVPVEVGISSDYKPSQNLGEVENKGIEFAVTHRNTIGDFSYSVGFNFSKNWNKVTNLGDSDPIYEDPWIKKVGKPIGTYYGYKTAGLLTQDDIDKGNYITNGITPRAGDIKYVDVHKDGVLSGEDRTFIGCDVPDITYGANINLRYKNIELSVMGQGVSGTKVKFSEEQAWAFFEDASPRKWHLNRWTEANPNPNANYPRIYLKGNTHQNYNQLFSDFWLFDSDYFRIKNITLGYSFPKAWMNKCFLDSAKIFFTAENPFTIRADHRMKDFDPEASSGRGVGALGLRTFAFGINVSF; encoded by the coding sequence ATGAGAAAAAACAGTGTATTTAAAGCTCTCAAAGCGGTTTTTTTGTCCTTAGGGATTATCACCGCGATGAATTTGGCCTTTGTAACACAAGCGTCTGCTGAAAATTTAAAAACAGAAGCTTTCCAACAGGAAAAAGTAACCATTACAGGAACAGTTTCCGATAATGCGGGAACTTTACCGGGTGTAACCATTCTGATAAAGGGTACATCCGAAGGAACCAGTACTGATATCGACGGTAATTATACCTTAATCGTTGACAAAGGTGCAGTTTTACAATTTTCCTTTGTGGGATATAAAACAAAGGAAATCGTAGTGAATAAACAAGCGGTAATCAATGTCACTTTGGAAGCTGATCAACAACAGTTAGATGAAGTTGTGGTTGTCGGTTACGGTACACAGAAAAAAGTAAATCTGACCGGATCAATTGCTGCCGTAGGACAGGAAGAATTAAAAGATCGTATCAACACAGACGTATTGAAAGCCATACAAGGAACGGTTCCGGGGGTAACGATTATTTCCCGTCCGGGTTCCGATGCCGCAATCAATTTTCGGGGACGTGGTAATTTAGGATCATCGACACCTTTATATGTTATTGACGGAGCAATTGCCGATGCTGAATTTTTTTCCAGTTTGGATCCGGCAACTATTGAAAGTATTTCTTTTTTGAAAGATGCCGCTTCTTCCGCCATCTACGGTTCGCGTGCTGCTTATGGAGTTGTATTGGTAAAAACCAAAGGAGGCAAGAAAGGAGAAATGAAAATAACTTACAACGGGTATATGGGTTTTAAAATTCCGACCTATAAGCCGGAAGTTGTCAGTTCGGGTCAATATGCAGAATTATATAACGAGGCCATTTACAATGACAACCCGAACAATAAACCTCAATATACAGAAGATCAGATCAAGAAATTTTACGATGGTTCAGAACCGGATTTATATCCCAATACCAATTGGTATGACATGGTGTTGAATGATATGGGAATCACCACGCAACATCAGTTGAATTTCAATGGCGGTAGTGATAATATTCGTTATTTTGTGGGTATGGGATATGTATATGATGAAAAACTGACTCCCGGTGTTCATGATGACCGTTTCAACTTGTCAGGAAATATCAGTGCCGATATTAAACCTTGGCTGACATTAAATACCAATGTAAAATACATTTATAAGCAATATAAAAGAAATACGGGTAGTGTTGCCCTGATGACTTGTTTAACTATTCCGGTCACCTATGTCGCCAAGCAATCGACTGGAGAATGGGGATCGATGCTGGGAGGCGAACAGGCTCCGGCGGAATATATCAAGAAAAACCCCTTGCGTAATTTGGAAGACGGAGGATGGCAGGAACAACACCGGAAAAATACATTAATTGATCTGGGATTTGATATCAAACCTGTAAAAGGGTTGGTATTAACTACACAGTTCGTGTATAAAGGCTGGGACTACCGTAACAAGTCTTACAGTGCTTCCTGGGATGAAGTACCGAACTTCAAGACGGGCAAAATGATCAGCGGTAGCGGTAAAGACGAAAGCAAAATGGAGTATGACTGGCAAAACAGCAGCCGTTTGCTTTATAACGGTCTGGCTAAATACAATTGGAACAATGACAACCATGACCTGGGAGTATTAGCAGGTGTTTCTTACGAACACTATAAATGGAACAAAAGCTATTCCTGGCGTAAAGGCTTTCCGAACAATTCAATGGAAGACATGAACGGCGGATCGAATGCAGACGAAAACACATATGCAGAAGGCGGATCAAATGAAAACAAAATGCTGTCTTACTTCGGCCGTATCAATTATTCACTATTCGGTAAATATCTGTTGGAAGCGAATTTGCGTGCGGATGCTTCATCCCGCTTTCACAAAGACGAGCGTTGGGGTATTTTCCCTTCGTTCTCTGCCGGTTGGAGAATCAGTCAGGAAAATTTCATGAGTCAGGTAAAATGGGTAGATAATTTAAAATTAAGAGCTTCCTGGGGACAATTAGGCAATATCAATAATGTAGGTGATTACGATTATTTACCGACATACGGAATGGGAAACAATTACAATTTTGAAAACCAAATTGTAAACGGTATGATTGAAATGAAACCGGCCAACCGGAGCTTGTCCTGGGAAACCGTAACAATCACGGATATCGGTGTTGATTTCGATATTTTCGGTGGTAAGTTAAGCTTGGTTGCTGATTGGTATTTGAAAAAAACCAAAGACATTCTGTTAGGTTATAACGTACCGGTAGAAGTCGGCATCAGTTCGGACTACAAACCGTCGCAGAATTTAGGGGAAGTAGAAAATAAAGGTATTGAATTTGCCGTTACTCATAGAAATACGATCGGAGATTTCTCTTATTCAGTAGGATTCAATTTCTCCAAAAACTGGAATAAGGTAACCAATTTGGGTGATTCTGATCCGATATATGAAGATCCCTGGATTAAAAAAGTAGGTAAACCTATTGGAACTTATTATGGATATAAAACAGCAGGTCTGTTGACACAGGACGATATCGACAAAGGCAATTATATTACGAACGGAATTACACCCCGTGCCGGTGACATCAAATACGTTGATGTGCACAAAGACGGAGTATTAAGCGGAGAGGACCGGACATTTATCGGTTGTGATGTACCGGACATTACTTATGGTGCCAATATCAATTTGAGATATAAAAACATTGAATTGAGTGTCATGGGACAAGGTGTTTCCGGAACCAAAGTGAAATTCTCTGAAGAGCAGGCCTGGGCTTTCTTTGAAGATGCCAGTCCCCGGAAATGGCATTTGAATCGTTGGACGGAAGCCAATCCTAATCCTAACGCGAATTATCCGAGAATATACTTGAAAGGGAATACGCATCAGAATTACAATCAATTATTTTCTGATTTCTGGTTGTTTGATTCCGACTATTTCCGCATCAAAAATATCACGTTGGGGTATTCTTTCCCCAAAGCCTGGATGAACAAATGTTTCCTGGATAGTGCAAAAATATTTTTTACAGCGGAAAATCCTTTTACGATACGTGCGGATCACCGTATGAAAGACTTTGATCCGGAAGCTTCGTCCGGACGCGGAGTCGGAGCACTGGGATTGAGAACCTTTGCCTTTGGTATTAATGTGTCATTTTAA
- a CDS encoding SusC/RagA family TonB-linked outer membrane protein, translating to MNKCLKANKCRKAVVLLLCFFTTVAVFARNNERTTLRKTQPSGLTEEVTAQQAQKKTIKGKVFDEKGETIVGANVWLKESTVGVATDINGEYTLTYEGNYQILVISFIGYKTQEIVIGNQSTIDVTMVPDSEKLEEAVVVAYGTQKKESVIGAISSVEVDKLKVPGSSVSNTLAGQLAGVVSVQRSGEPGKGSNFYIRGISTFNSDSQRPLVLVDGIERDLDLVDPEDIATFSILKDATATAVYGVRGANGVILVTTRKGSDGKPRINVRAEAGLTGPNKMPKMVDAVQWAQLYNEAIGRKYYSDETIQKYRDGSDPDLYPNVNWIDALYKNFASNQRVNANVSGGGSIARYYVAGSYYNEGSIFKEDKSNDYTSSINYNKINFRANLDINLTQSTILNVNLANVYEKKFSPGASLDDIWGYAFMTSPNAFPVRYSDGTFSAPGGSSGYNPYNLLTQSGYTEEYWNSAQSLVGLTQDFSEIVTPGLKANIKLSWDAYHNNKEVRSKEVNQYFATGRNEDGTLNYQEIYKGSESLTYTNTVGGYKTTYLEASLTYDRVFGKHRVGALFLYNQKKKTYTASGNMLSSLPYKNMGIAGRLTYSFDDRYFIEGNVGYNGSENFSPGKRFGVFPAFALGWMVSNEKFFQPVTHIIDMLKLKGSYGIVGNDQIGGGRRFIYEATIQYKDANGNNLPGYTWGSTGNMGGNGIRMGEVANPNVGWEEAKKLNVGFEISFFNAVKIQGDYFKEERSGIFMQRSALPGIVGLSTMPWVNVGKMNNQGFDGTIEYEQQIGEVQLTARGNFTYARSEIIDNDEPDWKHKYQNRIGKPYGQSFGLKALGLFQSQEEIDNSPTQTYGTVRVGDIKYQDIDGDGKIDANDEVAIGYPSLPEINYGFGATAAWKGFDLNVFFQGVSHTSFFIGGDAMYGFSSGNLGRAAINEDVYKHRWTAENPNPNARYPRMSADNSPNNNRNSTWRMRDGSFLRLKNMEIGYSMPKRILDKTFITSLRFYVSGQNLLTFSKFKLWDPELYSSNGAKYPISRVFTVGVNINL from the coding sequence ATGAACAAATGTTTAAAAGCAAACAAATGTAGAAAAGCGGTAGTATTGCTGCTTTGCTTTTTCACAACGGTTGCGGTTTTTGCCCGGAATAACGAGCGGACGACGTTGCGAAAAACACAGCCTTCGGGTCTGACGGAGGAAGTTACTGCCCAACAGGCTCAGAAAAAAACAATCAAAGGAAAAGTGTTCGATGAAAAAGGAGAAACGATTGTCGGTGCTAACGTCTGGTTGAAGGAATCTACCGTCGGTGTTGCAACAGACATCAACGGAGAATATACTTTAACCTACGAAGGAAATTATCAGATTTTGGTGATTTCTTTTATCGGTTATAAAACACAGGAAATTGTAATCGGTAATCAGTCAACAATCGATGTGACAATGGTACCCGATTCGGAGAAACTGGAAGAGGCCGTTGTGGTTGCTTACGGTACCCAGAAGAAGGAGAGTGTGATCGGTGCGATTTCTTCGGTGGAAGTCGATAAATTGAAAGTACCGGGAAGTTCGGTGTCCAATACGCTGGCCGGTCAGTTGGCCGGTGTTGTTTCCGTACAACGTTCCGGAGAACCGGGAAAAGGTTCTAATTTTTATATCCGGGGTATCAGTACCTTTAATTCGGACAGTCAGCGGCCGTTGGTTTTGGTCGATGGAATCGAACGTGATCTTGACCTGGTAGACCCTGAAGATATTGCTACTTTTTCCATATTGAAGGATGCTACGGCAACGGCTGTGTACGGTGTGCGCGGTGCTAACGGTGTTATCCTGGTAACTACCCGGAAAGGTTCTGACGGTAAGCCCCGTATCAATGTGCGTGCAGAAGCCGGATTGACCGGTCCGAATAAAATGCCGAAGATGGTAGATGCCGTACAATGGGCTCAATTGTATAACGAAGCGATAGGGCGTAAATATTATTCAGACGAGACGATTCAGAAGTATCGGGACGGCAGTGATCCGGACCTTTATCCGAATGTAAACTGGATTGATGCTTTGTATAAAAATTTCGCTTCCAACCAACGGGTAAATGCGAATGTTTCCGGTGGTGGTAGCATCGCCCGTTATTACGTAGCCGGTTCTTATTATAACGAAGGGTCTATTTTTAAAGAAGATAAATCGAATGATTATACTTCTTCTATCAATTACAATAAAATTAACTTTAGAGCCAACCTGGATATCAATCTGACGCAAAGTACCATATTGAATGTGAATTTGGCCAACGTGTATGAGAAGAAATTCAGTCCTGGTGCCAGTTTGGACGATATTTGGGGATATGCTTTTATGACTTCTCCCAATGCTTTCCCGGTTCGTTATTCGGATGGAACATTTTCAGCTCCAGGCGGAAGTTCCGGTTACAATCCTTATAACTTATTGACACAATCCGGTTATACGGAAGAATATTGGAACTCTGCACAGTCTTTGGTCGGATTGACACAGGATTTCAGTGAAATTGTAACTCCGGGTTTGAAAGCTAATATTAAACTTTCCTGGGATGCTTATCACAATAATAAAGAGGTACGTTCCAAAGAAGTGAATCAATATTTCGCTACTGGCCGGAACGAAGACGGTACATTGAATTATCAGGAAATTTACAAAGGTTCGGAATCTTTGACGTATACCAACACGGTAGGCGGTTATAAAACGACTTATCTGGAAGCTTCTTTAACCTATGACCGGGTATTCGGAAAACACCGGGTTGGGGCGTTGTTTTTATATAATCAGAAGAAGAAAACTTATACCGCATCCGGTAATATGTTGAGTAGTTTGCCTTATAAAAATATGGGTATTGCCGGACGTTTGACCTATTCTTTCGACGATCGTTATTTTATCGAAGGAAATGTCGGATATAACGGTTCTGAAAATTTCAGTCCGGGTAAACGTTTCGGTGTATTTCCTGCATTTGCTTTGGGATGGATGGTGTCTAACGAAAAATTTTTCCAGCCGGTTACCCATATCATCGATATGTTGAAACTGAAAGGTTCTTACGGTATTGTAGGTAATGATCAGATTGGCGGAGGACGTCGTTTTATTTATGAAGCTACAATACAATATAAGGATGCTAACGGTAATAATCTGCCGGGTTATACTTGGGGATCTACCGGTAATATGGGAGGAAACGGAATTCGTATGGGAGAAGTAGCTAACCCGAATGTGGGTTGGGAGGAAGCTAAAAAACTGAATGTCGGTTTTGAGATTTCTTTCTTCAATGCTGTAAAAATCCAGGGCGATTATTTCAAAGAAGAACGTAGCGGAATCTTTATGCAGCGTTCAGCTCTTCCCGGAATTGTCGGTTTGAGTACAATGCCTTGGGTGAATGTCGGTAAGATGAATAATCAGGGTTTTGACGGTACCATTGAATACGAACAACAAATCGGTGAGGTTCAATTGACAGCCAGAGGTAACTTTACCTATGCCAGAAGTGAAATTATAGATAATGACGAACCGGATTGGAAGCACAAATACCAGAACCGGATCGGTAAGCCTTATGGACAAAGCTTTGGACTTAAAGCTTTAGGGTTGTTCCAAAGTCAGGAAGAAATCGATAATAGCCCGACACAAACTTACGGAACAGTGAGGGTTGGAGATATCAAATACCAGGATATTGATGGCGACGGTAAGATTGATGCTAACGACGAGGTGGCCATCGGTTATCCTTCCCTGCCGGAGATTAACTATGGTTTCGGTGCAACGGCTGCCTGGAAAGGTTTTGACCTGAATGTATTTTTCCAGGGAGTAAGCCATACTTCATTCTTTATCGGCGGAGATGCCATGTATGGATTTAGTTCCGGTAACCTGGGACGTGCTGCTATCAATGAAGATGTGTACAAACACCGTTGGACGGCAGAGAATCCGAATCCGAATGCCCGCTATCCGCGTATGTCGGCTGATAATAGTCCGAATAATAACCGAAACTCCACCTGGCGTATGAGAGACGGTTCTTTCCTGCGACTGAAAAATATGGAAATCGGTTATTCCATGCCGAAACGAATTTTAGATAAAACCTTTATTACGTCATTGCGGTTCTATGTGTCCGGACAGAATCTGCTTACATTCAGTAAGTTTAAACTATGGGATCCGGAGTTGTACTCTTCTAACGGAGCTAAATACCCCATATCCCGGGTATTCACCGTTGGGGTAAATATTAATTTGTAA
- a CDS encoding RagB/SusD family nutrient uptake outer membrane protein, producing the protein MKFMNKAILLLLTSIALLAVSCDDYLDKQEDEAMTFDKIWTKRATTLQYFYNVWGFMPTESNWVDENPWIGASDEATCTYNRDYRYMNNGSWGPSTVPYNRYMHYYQAIREANIFMQNIDRCSAKDVNETEKKLWKVQARFARAYYNWLLMRMYGPIILVKDELVDFNQSMGALQRPRNTWEECVEYVCGELAECAKELPASPTTNDDYGMPTKGVCYAVIGRLKLYAARPLFNGNELYKNVKNPDGTNLFPVAYDKELWKEAADANYEVIKLGQYELYDTGDPVESYRGVGLVEWNSEIIFARWEGGYYNRVHVTPRVVGGTSYGGIAPTQQLVDAYAMSNGRYPITGYNADGTPVVDAASGYIETGTSAFVNPVHGYDVPNGSNRNMFKNREPRFYATVFWSSDWWGYGTGNWVNPVFGFNGNSGPGASHDYPKSGYMCHRFYDHTKNTNAGYWGNLTFPIYRLAETYLNYAEALNEYYGPSHPDILTYINKIRKRAGVPDLETVYPDCKTSQTLMRELIRKERRVELAFEGQRYFDTRTWMIAEETDGGQMWGMNTSAVCPNVSTTPEDFWKRTAFETRIFTSKHYLYPFSQRELDRNKLLTQNYGW; encoded by the coding sequence ATGAAATTCATGAATAAAGCGATACTGTTACTCCTGACGAGTATAGCCCTGCTTGCCGTTTCCTGTGACGATTATCTGGACAAACAGGAAGACGAAGCGATGACCTTCGACAAGATCTGGACCAAACGGGCGACAACCTTACAATATTTTTATAATGTATGGGGATTTATGCCTACGGAATCGAACTGGGTGGATGAAAATCCGTGGATCGGAGCTTCCGATGAAGCAACCTGCACCTATAACCGGGATTACCGGTATATGAATAATGGTTCATGGGGACCTTCTACAGTGCCGTATAACCGTTATATGCATTATTATCAAGCTATCCGTGAGGCTAATATTTTTATGCAGAATATCGACCGTTGTTCTGCGAAAGATGTGAATGAAACGGAAAAGAAATTATGGAAAGTGCAGGCCAGATTTGCCAGAGCTTACTACAATTGGTTGTTGATGCGTATGTATGGACCGATTATTCTGGTAAAGGACGAGTTGGTAGATTTCAACCAGTCGATGGGGGCTTTGCAGCGTCCCCGGAATACCTGGGAAGAGTGTGTGGAATATGTATGCGGTGAATTGGCTGAATGTGCAAAAGAATTACCGGCAAGTCCTACGACAAATGATGATTACGGTATGCCTACCAAAGGAGTATGTTATGCTGTGATCGGTCGATTGAAATTGTATGCTGCACGTCCGTTGTTTAATGGAAATGAGCTTTATAAAAATGTGAAGAATCCGGACGGGACGAATCTTTTTCCGGTAGCTTACGACAAAGAATTGTGGAAAGAAGCAGCCGATGCAAATTATGAGGTGATCAAATTAGGACAGTATGAACTATATGATACCGGCGATCCTGTAGAATCTTACCGGGGTGTTGGACTCGTGGAATGGAATTCTGAAATTATCTTTGCCCGTTGGGAAGGCGGTTATTACAACCGGGTACATGTCACTCCGCGTGTTGTCGGCGGTACTTCTTACGGTGGTATAGCCCCGACACAGCAGTTAGTGGATGCTTATGCCATGTCAAACGGCCGTTATCCGATTACCGGTTACAATGCCGACGGAACTCCGGTTGTTGATGCCGCTTCCGGTTATATTGAAACGGGAACTTCTGCTTTTGTAAATCCGGTACATGGTTATGACGTACCTAACGGATCTAACCGTAATATGTTCAAAAACCGGGAACCCCGTTTTTATGCAACTGTATTCTGGAGTTCCGATTGGTGGGGATATGGTACCGGGAACTGGGTGAACCCTGTATTTGGGTTTAACGGAAACTCCGGCCCGGGAGCCAGTCATGACTATCCGAAATCCGGTTATATGTGTCATCGCTTTTACGATCATACAAAGAATACCAATGCCGGATATTGGGGTAATCTGACTTTCCCGATCTATCGTTTGGCTGAAACCTATCTGAATTATGCGGAAGCCTTGAATGAATATTATGGACCTTCTCATCCCGATATTTTGACTTATATCAATAAGATTCGGAAAAGAGCGGGAGTGCCTGATCTGGAAACCGTATATCCGGATTGTAAAACCAGTCAGACTCTGATGCGTGAATTGATCAGAAAAGAGAGACGGGTAGAATTGGCATTTGAAGGACAGCGTTATTTCGATACCCGTACCTGGATGATTGCAGAAGAGACGGATGGCGGACAGATGTGGGGAATGAATACCAGTGCCGTTTGTCCGAATGTAAGCACAACACCTGAAGATTTCTGGAAAAGAACGGCTTTCGAAACCCGGATCTTTACCTCTAAACACTACCTGTATCCTTTCTCTCAACGGGAACTGGACCGCAATAAGCTGCTTACTCAAAATTATGGATGGTAA
- a CDS encoding BT_3987 domain-containing protein, translating into MKINKIIAGVLLLGSLIACEDKREDYMDPYATTLYITNSGESDITLYRTGESTLYRLGIYKAGAFNDTKASAEVNVMDAANLQLYNAENGTSYKMLPQNCYSVSGSKVNFGSGQNNQYIDVTFETETIAQLTDLATSEYVLPMVLTSSATINPDKSVAMLKPEIVKAMISLGNGTVEDLTVASGGETIFSTDEILVSADFPNKWDISLTISNTDDLVTAYNESNGTDYLALPSGSYTLDPASPVLKSGVQNLILKYNIDKSKLKIGSKYLLPVQLAAVSKFEINPDRAIQYIVIEYVDPIIAQSNWTVSDYRDYENGDGDGPDALIDDNIDTYWHAQWSTGSQLPSWITIKLVDLAKTATISQIELYARQNNASGPKTVEILTSMDGVTFELFGTLDFKSVITAQKVVGAQPVQARYVKMNITEKNNDSVAMGEMYVRGTVE; encoded by the coding sequence ATGAAAATAAATAAGATAATTGCCGGTGTTTTGTTACTGGGTAGTCTGATCGCCTGTGAAGATAAACGGGAAGATTATATGGATCCCTATGCCACTACCTTATACATTACCAACAGCGGAGAATCGGATATCACTCTTTATAGAACGGGAGAATCTACTCTTTACCGTCTGGGTATTTATAAAGCCGGTGCTTTCAATGATACGAAAGCATCTGCAGAAGTAAATGTTATGGATGCTGCCAATTTGCAGTTGTACAATGCGGAAAACGGTACTTCTTATAAAATGTTGCCGCAAAATTGCTATTCTGTATCGGGAAGTAAGGTGAATTTCGGCTCCGGCCAAAACAACCAATATATCGATGTTACGTTTGAGACAGAAACGATCGCTCAGTTAACTGATTTAGCGACTTCGGAATATGTATTACCCATGGTACTGACATCTTCTGCGACAATTAATCCGGATAAATCGGTTGCGATGTTAAAACCGGAGATTGTAAAAGCGATGATTAGCCTGGGAAACGGAACTGTTGAGGATTTGACGGTTGCTTCCGGAGGTGAAACGATTTTTAGTACGGATGAAATCCTGGTTTCTGCCGATTTCCCGAATAAATGGGATATCAGTCTGACGATCTCCAATACGGACGATTTGGTGACTGCTTATAATGAAAGTAACGGTACCGATTATCTGGCTCTTCCTTCGGGTTCGTATACATTGGATCCTGCAAGTCCTGTCCTGAAATCGGGAGTACAAAACCTGATTTTGAAATACAACATCGACAAATCCAAATTGAAGATCGGTTCCAAATATTTATTGCCGGTACAATTGGCTGCTGTTTCTAAATTTGAGATTAATCCGGACAGAGCTATCCAGTACATTGTCATTGAATATGTCGATCCGATTATAGCTCAATCCAATTGGACGGTCAGTGATTACCGGGATTATGAAAACGGTGACGGTGACGGACCGGATGCTTTGATCGATGATAATATCGATACCTATTGGCATGCGCAATGGAGTACCGGATCGCAGCTTCCGAGCTGGATTACCATTAAATTGGTCGATTTGGCGAAGACGGCTACGATCAGTCAGATAGAACTGTATGCCCGTCAGAACAATGCTTCGGGTCCGAAGACCGTGGAAATTCTGACCAGTATGGACGGCGTGACATTCGAGCTTTTCGGAACGCTGGACTTTAAGTCGGTTATTACGGCTCAAAAAGTGGTCGGTGCGCAGCCGGTGCAGGCTCGTTATGTGAAGATGAATATTACGGAGAAAAATAACGATAGTGTGGCAATGGGTGAGATGTATGTTCGGGGAACCGTCGAGTAA